Below is a window of Trichosurus vulpecula isolate mTriVul1 chromosome 4, mTriVul1.pri, whole genome shotgun sequence DNA.
GACAATGCCAGCTTGGTCCTGCAGATCGACAATGCCCGTCTGGCTGCAGATGACTTCCGTACCAAGTGAGTTAGGATTTGGTTGACAGGGTGAGGGTAAAAGGAGAGGGGAGTCTTCTTGCTAGAGGACAAGTCACAGAGATCTGAGAACCTGGTGGGTCCCTCAGtgatcttatctgtaaaatgaatagactacctcaaagccCCCTTCTTCTCTAGATTCTATAATGCTCTGAGTCCATAGTGTCAGATGGCTCACCTTCTCCAACTCTCCCAGGTACGAGACTGAGCTGAACCTGCGTATGAGCGTGGAGGCTGACATCAATGGCCTACGCAGAGTGCTGGACGAGTTGACCCTGGCCAGGGCTGATCTGGAGATGCAGATTGAGAACCTGAAGGAGGAGCTGGCCTACCTCAAGAAGAACCATGAGGAGGTGATATTGGGGGGGGCGATGAAGacaaactgggggtggggtggggatgcccAAATAATGGCCCATGGAAGGTGGGGGACTCTTGGAAGAACTGTAAAGCCTGGGTGGGATGGTTCCTTGGTGGCCTGGGCGTGGTTCTGGAGGACCTTCTCAGTCTTTCCATTCCTTGTTTCTTATGCATAATTCAGTTAGAGAAGGAACTCCAGAGAATTACTATGAATAGGCCTGGATTCTTTATCCAATATGTTTCCCCAGGTGTTCTAGTTTGGATCCTAGCCCCATTACCTGCTACCTAAACTATTGGGGATAGCAGTGGATCCTTCCCATCCCCCATAAAGGAGATAGATGCCTCTGTTCCTCCCTTAAGTCTATCCCTTAGAGCCCCAAGGCATTGGCATAATTAGAAAGGTTAGCACGAAAAGTAGGTAAGGTTGGACCTCAGAAAAGTTGTGACATTTGTACCCATGCTTGGTGTGCTCATGTCCTTCCCTCACTGTGCCAAGAACCCCAAGGCAGGCTTTTCTTCCCTGGGTGGCAGACCAACCTCCAACCTTCCCTAATCCTCTACCATCTCTACTTTCCGCTTCCCTCACCAAAAGTTACCACCTCCACTCCAGGTGATACCTGGTGCCTGGTGTCCAGTTCCCTTCAGACCTTGCTCTCTGCCAGGTACCATTTAAGCTAATCTATTTAGCTGTCTTGTAATGGTTAAGCATTAATGGCAGATAATCCCCAAAGCATTTACACTTTTGCTTTGAAGCTCATTATGTACCTCCCCCAGCACCCCTGCCCCCTGGGCAGATTAACATTCCTGGTGGTGCTTGGCTCACGCCAAAGTGGGAATGAGTCGGTATTCCTTGAGCACTTGACcagaaatgggagggggaagaatcactcttgaaaagggatgggggatgggTTATGAGGGTATTGCCAGTAAATGTCCCCAGCCCTAGATAGTGCTGAAGAAGCAGTATCCCTTCGACCTGAGTCTAGTGACCTGATTGACTCTCCTATTCTTTTCTCTGCCAGGAAATGAATGCCCTTCGTGGCCAAGTTGGTGGAGATGTCAACGTGGAGATGGATGCAGCCCCCGGGGTGGACCTGAGCCGCATCTTATCTGAGATGAGAGAACAGTATGAGAAGATGGCTGAGAAGAACCGAAAGGATGCTGAGGACTGGTTCTTCACCAAGGtgtgtcattcattcattcattcattcgctcactcactcattcattcatttcacaagTACTTGTTGAATGTCTAACATTTGCAAAAGGCCGAAAGAGGAGACCCCCATCCCTGCCCTAAAACTTTCTAATAAAGGGGATGGTTTTCACACAAATAACAATACAAGTCGGAATTTTCAGGGGTATAAAGTAACTGTGAGCAAAGTATTGTGAATGTTGACTATCCACCCATCCTCCAAAGCCCCATTCAaatgcctcctccaggaagtcttccctgatccttTCAGGTGGTAAAGATCCTACCCCTCAGACTCACATACTACTTTGTTCTGTACATTTCTAgcgtgtgtatgtatttttgtttACATATTATGGTTATGTTTAGGtggtgctggctctggagtcaggaagacctgagttcaaatttggtctcagacacttactagttgtgtgactctgcactagtcacttaaccctgtttgcctcagtttccccatttgtgaaaTAGGCATAACAAACAGGCTTTACcttttcagagttgttgtgaggatcaagtgaggtgatgataataataagagtAAATTAATTAACATAGTGCTTGGTATAAGTGTcaactatgatgatgatgatatctgcTCTCCTTCAAGCTCCATGAAAGCAGAGATTGTATTTTATCTAAACTCTGTATCTCCTTGAGAcccggctaggtggtgcagtggatagagcacctggactggagccaggaagactcatctttctaaattcaaatctgggctcagacactcactagctctgtgaccgtgggcaagtcacttaactctgtctgtctcagtttcttcatctgtcaaatgtgctggagaaggaaatggcaaatcgctctagtatttaccaagaaagccccaaatggggtcacaaagagtcaggtggAACTGaagaacgactgaacaacaaaggtaGTAGGAGGTTTGTTGTTACTGTATGTGGATGCACTGTACTCTCTAAAGGCAGTAGGAAGACCTGGAGATCAGAAGTTTTCTAGGGTGGTCAGTGGCTGGAGAGAGGTCAGAGTCTTGTCCCTTGACCATCCACTTCCAGTCTGTCCCCCACTGGGGATAGCCTAAGCCAAGGGGACATTTCATTTTAGACGGAGGAGCTGAACCGTGAAGTGGCGACCAACACGGAAGCCCTGCAGAGCAGCAAGACAGAGATCACAGAATTGAGACGTACTGTCCAGAACCTGGAGATTGAGCTGCAGTCCCAGCTCAGCATGGTGGGTGCTATCTTCTCTGCTCTTTGGTCcctgtttcttctccttccaAGGCCAGCTTGGGATCATGGCAAAAGCTTACCATCAGAGAACTTGGATAGAAATCCTTGCTCTGCTTTTGCTAACTGCATAACCTTAGGCAATCACTTCTCCTTtccggacctcagtttctttatatgtaaaatggagtaGTTGGACTAGATCGGCCTttgagaccccttccagctctcagtctataTTCTTGTTGTCTTGTGCCGCCTGAGCTGTTTGAGCACGTTCTGACTGCTGGGTCAATGGGCAAAGCATCCTAGGGTTCATCGCCCACCCAACTTCTATTCTCCCCCTTGCAGAAAGCTTCCCTGGAGGGTACCCTGGCAGAGACAGAGGCTCGCTATGGGGCCCAGCTGGCCCAACTTCAAGGGTTGATTAGCAGCATTGAACAGCAGCTGGGTGAGCTCCGCTGCGACATGGAACGTCAGAACCAGGAGTATAAAATCCTCTTGGACGTGAAGACCCGGCTGGAGCAGGAGATTGCCACCTACCGTCGCCTGCTGGAGGGAGAGGATGCCCAGTGAGTGACTGCTCTGCTCTCAGTGGGGAGGGCTGGTGGCTCtgtgagagaatgagagagttgGGCTAGCTGTCTGGAGCAGGCTGGAGCGTAGGCAAGGTGAGAGGGAGGTCCTTTCCAATCACTGATGGTGGATGTAGGGATGGATGGAAGTATGGGTCCCTGGCTTTGTGTGACTAGAGAAGTGGTACCAAATGGAAGAAGACCACTGGTTTACACTGACCGCTGGGCTGTTCTTCAACTGACTAAACAAATTCTTACTTCAGAAACCGTGGCTCCCAATGATAGGGATGTTAGAATTGAGTATATAAGTTCTTGGAGTATGTGTGTGATTAATTTGCATATTATTTGGATTTTACTTGTCCCTCCTTTATTTGTCCCTATGtagttaaccctatttgcctcagtttcctcatctgtaaaatgcgctggagaaggaaatggaaaaccactccaggatctttgccaagaaaaccccaaatagggccagagagttagacatgattgaaatgaattgaattaaattaaattaaacaaaaatacaacaacCCAT
It encodes the following:
- the LOC118846417 gene encoding keratin, type I cytoskeletal 42 isoform X2, which gives rise to MATTTTVRQYSTSGSMKGLCGLGGGSSRVSSVRVGGACLAPSLLGAGSCGNMSVTSSRFTSSLGGGLGGGLGGGYGGGYSCSLGGGFGTSYGVGDALLGGSEKETMQNLNDRLANYLDKVHALEEANTDLELKIRDWYKKQGPGPARDYSHYFKIIEDLRNKILAATIDNASLVLQIDNARLAADDFRTKYETELNLRMSVEADINGLRRVLDELTLARADLEMQIENLKEELAYLKKNHEEEMNALRGQVGGDVNVEMDAAPGVDLSRILSEMREQYEKMAEKNRKDAEDWFFTKTEELNREVATNTEALQSSKTEITELRRTVQNLEIELQSQLSMKASLEGTLAETEARYGAQLAQLQGLISSIEQQLGELRCDMERQNQEYKILLDVKTRLEQEIATYRRLLEGEDAHGTKWKKTTVTSRQVRTIMEEVQDGKVVSSREQVHRSTH
- the LOC118846417 gene encoding keratin, type I cytoskeletal 42 isoform X1, with the translated sequence MATTTTVRQYSTSGSMKGLCGLGGGSSRVSSVRVGGACLAPSLLGAGSCGNMSVTSSRFTSSLGGGLGGGLGGGYGGGYSCSLGGGFGTSYGVGDALLGGSEKETMQNLNDRLANYLDKVHALEEANTDLELKIRDWYKKQGPGPARDYSHYFKIIEDLRNKILAATIDNASLVLQIDNARLAADDFRTKYETELNLRMSVEADINGLRRVLDELTLARADLEMQIENLKEELAYLKKNHEEEMNALRGQVGGDVNVEMDAAPGVDLSRILSEMREQYEKMAEKNRKDAEDWFFTKTEELNREVATNTEALQSSKTEITELRRTVQNLEIELQSQLSMKASLEGTLAETEARYGAQLAQLQGLISSIEQQLGELRCDMERQNQEYKILLDVKTRLEQEIATYRRLLEGEDAHLASQYSSALASQSSRDAIVTSRQVRTIMEEVQDGKVVSSREQVHRSTH